A single region of the Salicibibacter cibi genome encodes:
- the dapB gene encoding 4-hydroxy-tetrahydrodipicolinate reductase, which translates to MASRDIRIILAGPRGKMGTAARDLIAHTAHFSLVACVDHKPQTETHFSDGDVPIFTDADRCFSEVEADVLIDLTTPQAAKTHLEIALDHHVRPVIGTTGFTDEEIEQLRAKAESKSLGAMIVPNFAIGAVLMMKFSQMAARYFDDVEIIERHHDRKLDAPSGTALKTANLISDVRGEKKQGHQNESETLEGARGGQVEGMPIHSVRLPGLVAHQEVVFGGSGQTLTIRHDSIDRGSFMPGVKLAVETVMATKTLIYGLEQVIE; encoded by the coding sequence ATGGCGAGTCGTGATATTCGTATTATTTTGGCGGGACCGCGTGGCAAAATGGGCACGGCGGCCCGGGATTTGATTGCCCATACCGCACATTTTTCACTTGTTGCCTGTGTGGACCATAAACCGCAAACAGAGACACATTTTTCGGACGGGGATGTTCCAATCTTCACGGATGCTGACCGCTGCTTTTCCGAGGTGGAAGCGGATGTGTTGATTGATTTAACAACACCGCAAGCGGCAAAAACCCATTTGGAAATCGCACTCGATCATCACGTTCGTCCTGTGATCGGTACGACGGGGTTCACGGATGAGGAAATTGAACAGTTAAGGGCAAAAGCAGAAAGTAAGTCTCTGGGTGCCATGATCGTGCCGAATTTTGCAATAGGTGCGGTGTTAATGATGAAATTTTCACAAATGGCGGCCCGATATTTCGATGATGTAGAGATTATCGAGCGGCATCATGACCGCAAACTAGATGCTCCGTCGGGTACAGCTTTAAAAACTGCGAACCTCATTTCCGACGTTCGCGGAGAGAAAAAACAAGGGCATCAGAATGAAAGCGAGACGCTCGAAGGCGCTAGAGGCGGACAGGTCGAAGGAATGCCGATTCACAGTGTTCGTTTACCGGGCCTTGTGGCTCATCAAGAAGTTGTCTTCGGCGGCAGTGGACAAACGTTAACGATACGGCACGATTCCATTGACCGCGGTTCGTTTATGCCGGGTGTGAAACTGGCAGTGGAAACGGTAATGGCGACAAAAACGCTCATTTACGGGCTCGAGCAGGTTATCGAGTGA